DNA sequence from the Pseudomonas tritici genome:
GTTCCTGGGAGTGACGCCGCGGGATCAGGACATGAGCAAGGCTGCGCCGAATCACAATCCAGGGTTCTTTGTGGATGAGTCGGCGTTGGTGGTAGGGGTGAGGACGTTGGCGTCGTTGGCGACGGATTACCTGTACGCCAACTGACCGCTATTGTAGTGAGCGGGCTTGCCCCGCGCTGGGGGGCGAAGCCGCCCCAATCCGGCCACCGCGTTCTGCCAGACAGAATTCAGGCGCCTGGTTTTAGGGCGGCTTCGCCCCCCAGCGCGAGGCAAGCCCGCTCACTACAGATCAGGCGAGCGTGGCACCGTCCATTTTCTGACGCAGGCTCAGCGGGCGCATGTCGGTCCAGACTTCTTCGATGTAGGCCAGGCACTCTTTCTTCATGCCGCTCTTACCCACGGTCCGCCAGCCTTCCGGCACGGCTTTGTAGTCGGGCCAGATGGAGTACTGTTCTTCATGGTTGACCACTACCTGAAACAGGATGTCGTCGCGGTCAAATACTGAGGTCATTGCTGTTCTCCATCGCTAAAAGGCCGGCTGCGCACTGCACGCAGCACTGATATCTGTAGAAACGTATCAAGTTGCAAAAAAATTAGAGGCTGGCGACCGCCGCTGCCAACGCGCGACCGAAGATATCCACCACCCGATCAACTTCCGCGGCAGTGATCACCAGCGGCGGCAGGAAACGCACGACGCTGCCATGTCGACCGCCCAGTTCCAGGATCAGCCCGCGCTTGAGGCATTCGCGCTGCACCAGCGGCGCCAGTTGGCGATGGACGGGTGGGTGGCCTTGGATATCCAGTGCGCCATCCGGCTCAACCAGTTCCACGCCGAGCATCAGCCCGCGACCGCGAATATCCCCCAGGTGCGGAAAGTCTCGCTGCAGGATGCGCAGGTGTTCGCCCAGGCGCTCGCCCATGGCGGACGCATGGCCGGCCACGTCGTGGTCCTTGAGATAGCGCATCACCGCCGAACCCGCCGCCATCGCCATCTGATTGCCACGGAACGTCCCGGCATGCGCGCCCGGCAGCCAGGTGTCGAGCCAGTCGCGATAGACCACCACCGCCAGCGGCAGGCTGCCGCCGATGGCCTTGGACATCACCACCACATCCGGGATGATGCCGGCGTGCTCGAAGGCGAACATCTTGCCGGTGCGAGCAAAACCGCTCTGGATTTCATCGACGATCAACGCCACACCCGCTTGCTCGGTGATGCGGCGCAGGCCGCGCAGCCAGTCCAGATCAGCCGGAATCACACCGCCCTCGCCTTGCACCACCTCGACAATCACCGCCGCCGGCAGCAACACACCAGCTTCTGGGTCATTCAGCAGGTTTTCCAGGTAATGCAGGTTGACCCGCACGCCTTGCGCGCCACCCAGGCCGAACGGGCAACGGTAGTCGTAGGGGTACGGCAAAAATTGCACGCCGTTGCCCAGCAAGGCGCCCAAAGGTTTCTTCGGCCCCAGGCTGCCCATCAGGCTCAAGGCGCCCTGGCTCATGCCGTGGTAACCGCCCTGGAAGGACAACACGGTGCTACGACCGGTGGCGGTGCGCACCAGTTTCAACGCGGCTTCCACGGCATCGGTGCCGGTGGGGCCACAGAACTGGATCTTCGCTTCCCGCGCCAGCGCTGGTGGCAACAGGCCGAACAAGTCCTGCACGAACTGGTCTTTGACCGGCGTCGTCAGGTCCAGCGTGTGCAGCGGCAGTTCATCGGCCAGCACTTGCTGGATAGCTTCGATCACCACCGGGTGGTTGTGCCCCAGCGCCAGGGTGCCGGCGCCCGCCAGGCAATCGATGAAACTGCGGCCTTCCACGTCTTCCACGTAAATGCCCTTGGCGCGTTTGAGCGCCAGGGGAATGCGTCGAGGGTAACTGCGGGCGTTGGACTCCTGCTGGCGCTGGCGGGCGAGCAGCGGGGTTTCGTCGAACTGGTAGAGCGTTTCATGCACCTGGGCGTCTTCGATACGGCTGGTAGCGACTGACATTTCTCGATCCCTCAATACGCTGATGGTGGTGACCAAACTGCCGATCCGCTGGCGTCTGGCCCCGAGGGAGCGTGCGAACGGATTTACTGTTCTGGAAACGCACCAGCGCCGACGGGATTTACTCCTCCGGTCGCGAAAAGCCTATAGACCGCAGCTCGGGCACCCGTATCTACACATTTCTCACTGCTACGCGGGTGGCTCGCTTTGGAGGTGTCGATACCTATGCTGTGATGCGGTCAACTCGGCGTATCAGGAAAATCCGGTCGATGCCATCGCAGGCAAGCCAGCTCCCACAGAAGAGCAGCCAGTATCAGAGCCC
Encoded proteins:
- a CDS encoding MbtH family protein, which translates into the protein MTSVFDRDDILFQVVVNHEEQYSIWPDYKAVPEGWRTVGKSGMKKECLAYIEEVWTDMRPLSLRQKMDGATLA
- a CDS encoding aspartate aminotransferase family protein produces the protein MSVATSRIEDAQVHETLYQFDETPLLARQRQQESNARSYPRRIPLALKRAKGIYVEDVEGRSFIDCLAGAGTLALGHNHPVVIEAIQQVLADELPLHTLDLTTPVKDQFVQDLFGLLPPALAREAKIQFCGPTGTDAVEAALKLVRTATGRSTVLSFQGGYHGMSQGALSLMGSLGPKKPLGALLGNGVQFLPYPYDYRCPFGLGGAQGVRVNLHYLENLLNDPEAGVLLPAAVIVEVVQGEGGVIPADLDWLRGLRRITEQAGVALIVDEIQSGFARTGKMFAFEHAGIIPDVVVMSKAIGGSLPLAVVVYRDWLDTWLPGAHAGTFRGNQMAMAAGSAVMRYLKDHDVAGHASAMGERLGEHLRILQRDFPHLGDIRGRGLMLGVELVEPDGALDIQGHPPVHRQLAPLVQRECLKRGLILELGGRHGSVVRFLPPLVITAAEVDRVVDIFGRALAAAVASL